A window of Aliarcobacter trophiarum LMG 25534 contains these coding sequences:
- a CDS encoding molybdopterin molybdotransferase MoeA, with product MKKSLNYVNFDLAYNLGLKLCEEIKRKDSENIATLDSLGRVLSKDIVCIKNLPSFNNSAMDGYAIRVEDLKKSLKIEDTIFAGDKREFKEPKSEYCYKIMTGASVPDFVDLVVPYELCESLENEVKFTKDLKRGSNIRLKGEEHKIGEILLKKGDKIDSSLISLLVSQGVKELEVYKKLNIAIISSGNELKEPWEEASEEEIYNINSFFIKSFLEENYFSSSYLGVVPDNLEKSIEFIKKLENYDVIITSGGVSMGDADFLAKAFLDCGLEVTFHGVNLKPGRAMMLGKLKNSLVLALPGNPLANAINSHIFLLPLLKKLQGETKFNHDFIECKNSKDFGVKLDRVEAVLGFVENGKFQATKDNKYGSAMISLLYLSNSIALTSGKSALIKDSDTIKVLPFIKKYIENRVDFLN from the coding sequence ATGAAAAAGAGTTTAAACTATGTTAATTTTGATTTGGCTTATAATCTTGGATTAAAATTATGTGAAGAGATTAAAAGAAAAGATAGCGAAAATATTGCAACTTTAGATAGTTTAGGAAGAGTTCTAAGCAAGGATATAGTTTGTATAAAAAATCTTCCTAGTTTTAATAATTCAGCCATGGATGGTTATGCTATAAGAGTTGAAGATTTAAAAAAGAGCTTAAAGATTGAAGATACTATTTTTGCTGGAGATAAAAGAGAGTTTAAAGAGCCAAAAAGTGAATATTGTTATAAAATTATGACAGGGGCTTCTGTACCAGATTTTGTAGATTTAGTAGTACCCTATGAACTTTGTGAATCCTTAGAAAATGAAGTAAAATTTACAAAAGATTTAAAAAGAGGCTCAAATATTAGATTAAAAGGGGAAGAACATAAAATAGGAGAAATCCTTTTAAAAAAAGGAGATAAAATAGACTCATCTTTAATCTCACTGTTAGTTTCTCAAGGTGTAAAAGAGTTAGAAGTTTATAAAAAGTTAAATATTGCAATAATCTCTAGTGGAAATGAGTTAAAAGAGCCGTGGGAAGAGGCAAGTGAAGAAGAGATTTATAATATAAACTCATTTTTTATAAAAAGCTTTTTAGAAGAGAACTATTTCTCTTCAAGTTATTTAGGAGTTGTTCCTGATAATTTGGAAAAAAGTATAGAGTTTATAAAAAAACTAGAAAATTATGATGTGATAATAACTAGTGGAGGGGTTTCTATGGGAGATGCCGATTTCTTAGCAAAGGCATTTTTAGATTGTGGTTTAGAAGTGACATTTCATGGAGTAAATCTAAAACCAGGACGTGCCATGATGCTAGGAAAACTAAAGAATAGTTTAGTTTTAGCACTTCCAGGAAATCCTCTTGCTAATGCCATAAATTCGCATATTTTTTTACTCCCACTTCTAAAAAAACTTCAAGGTGAAACTAAGTTTAATCATGACTTTATAGAGTGTAAAAATAGTAAAGATTTTGGAGTAAAACTAGATAGAGTAGAGGCTGTTTTGGGCTTTGTGGAAAATGGAAAATTCCAAGCTACAAAAGATAATAAATATGGTTCAGCTATGATTAGTTTATTGTATCTTAGCAACTCTATAGCTTTAACTAGTGGTAAAAGTGCTCTTATCAAAGATTCTGATACGATAAAAGTTTTACCTTTTATTAAAAAATATATTGAAAATAGGGTAGATTTTTTAAATTAA
- the fdh3B gene encoding formate dehydrogenase FDH3 subunit beta, with translation MSSNNIDFSRMKFYCDENLCINCNGCVVACKEAHEVPVGINRRKVVTVNEGVVGKEFSISMACMHCDDAPCEQVCPTDCFYIRTDGIVLHDKDKCIGCGYCLFACPFGAPQFPKDGAFGTKGKMDKCTMCAGGPEETNTPEEFHKYGQNRISEGKVPMCASMCSTKALLAGDANEIAIIKKYRAVSKGKGIATPSYGW, from the coding sequence ATGAGTAGTAATAATATAGATTTTTCAAGAATGAAATTTTATTGTGATGAAAACCTTTGTATAAACTGTAATGGATGTGTAGTTGCTTGTAAAGAGGCTCACGAGGTTCCAGTTGGAATTAATAGAAGAAAAGTTGTAACAGTAAATGAGGGTGTTGTAGGAAAAGAGTTCTCTATTTCTATGGCATGTATGCATTGTGATGATGCACCTTGTGAACAAGTTTGTCCAACTGATTGCTTCTATATAAGAACAGATGGAATTGTTCTTCATGATAAAGATAAATGTATTGGTTGTGGATATTGTCTATTTGCCTGTCCATTTGGAGCTCCACAGTTTCCAAAAGATGGTGCATTTGGTACAAAAGGTAAAATGGATAAATGTACAATGTGTGCAGGAGGTCCTGAAGAGACAAATACACCTGAAGAGTTCCATAAATATGGACAAAACAGAATTAGTGAAGGTAAAGTTCCTATGTGTGCTTCTATGTGTTCAACAAAAGCACTTTTAGCAGGTGATGCAAATGAGATAGCAATAATAAAAAAATATAGAGCTGTTTCAAAAGGAAAAGGAATTGCAACTCCTTCTTATGGTTGGTAA
- a CDS encoding cytochrome b/b6 domain-containing protein, with protein sequence MENSSFMKRNGAYIYTLLGLGLVGFVFVNFLMIMDWGYLFRYTIHVLTGGNLDGILEPARTGYIEMVNRAFGPEYNAIAPEIIRASNERQLYIWWVFVAEIAIFCVMYAFYGRKEAIITNPNDTVEVFSVLHRAIIWLNVIIILTLIITGFNITWSLRSEGGYIPFILRGTHEVTGLLWFPIWLLMSIIAFKDLKILSKNSLIRKITLFGKHTPMKRVIFIVFVLMGGGLLFSGFLIWFIHPDALTNAQFIQFKRALLYVHFGASVLIMFFLMDFVYSSLVAVKGNLKGLITGKYPREYLEQLAPDILEDIKKREGK encoded by the coding sequence ATGGAAAATAGCTCATTTATGAAAAGAAATGGGGCATATATCTATACCCTTTTAGGTCTTGGACTTGTAGGGTTTGTATTTGTAAATTTTTTGATGATTATGGATTGGGGGTACTTATTTAGGTACACAATCCATGTATTAACAGGTGGAAACCTTGATGGTATATTAGAACCAGCAAGAACAGGTTATATTGAGATGGTAAATAGAGCATTTGGACCTGAGTACAATGCTATTGCCCCTGAGATTATAAGAGCTAGTAATGAAAGACAACTATATATTTGGTGGGTTTTTGTAGCTGAGATTGCTATTTTTTGTGTAATGTATGCATTTTATGGAAGAAAAGAGGCAATAATTACAAACCCAAATGATACAGTAGAGGTGTTTTCAGTACTACATAGAGCAATAATTTGGTTAAATGTAATTATTATTTTAACTTTAATTATTACAGGATTTAATATAACATGGAGCTTAAGAAGTGAAGGTGGATATATTCCATTTATTTTAAGAGGGACACATGAAGTAACTGGACTCTTATGGTTTCCTATTTGGTTATTAATGAGTATTATTGCATTTAAAGATTTAAAAATCTTATCTAAAAACTCTCTTATTAGAAAGATTACACTATTTGGAAAACATACACCTATGAAGAGAGTTATCTTTATAGTGTTTGTTTTAATGGGTGGAGGTCTTCTTTTTAGTGGATTTTTGATATGGTTTATTCATCCAGATGCTCTTACGAATGCTCAATTTATACAGTTCAAAAGGGCACTATTATATGTTCATTTTGGAGCTAGTGTTTTAATTATGTTTTTCTTAATGGATTTTGTATATTCAAGTTTGGTTGCTGTAAAAGGTAACTTAAAAGGCTTGATTACAGGAAAATATCCAAGGGAGTATTTAGAACAACTTGCCCCTGATATTTTAGAAGATATTAAAAAAAGAGAAGGCAAATAA
- a CDS encoding 4Fe-4S binding protein: MQDYIYYNKLGLDFPLNEKIQVATNLEDIKDKSFLISNSNDVKNELLGLEIDYYIKNSKDSLAKKIENTLKLYEINATKFDFAQDVPQTIDNIPNSLMIIYKNIDDFKNFTQNLSKDDFDLYKVEENLIKKIEGSIGNFEVIVDGGNRDITLKTSQIIWFDENLEKKMSGIYDPNLLGEKIVLQTIKENLSGYNFFKTITYDKTICQYNERKDDICAKCVDVCPTNAITKDDKNRKLVFSLVDCIRCGNCVSICPSGSINSAATSRESLYELSSFYKNTKPLILSSKSNLSELDVDLDENVLPLCTIGDIFDETIFLTYLQVSGSQLVYFSDNITKGTLESINLLNEIYLKKFGKKAVFLATNKEELKEALALQEFIDGSYYDFNQRDMRKREIFSYRLEKLLDKEDLGVVKTTRDLSYARVLVNEANCTLCLSCVGACNVDALFANEEDFTLRVNPSLCTACGYCEIVCPESDCLTIKYDELELNSSWFSETILAKDNLFACVECGVEFATTKAIEKIAKLMEPIFKTQSPAKARSLYCCSNCKPKVMIMEELSKNEKYTN, translated from the coding sequence ATGCAAGATTATATCTACTATAATAAACTGGGATTGGATTTCCCTTTAAATGAAAAAATCCAAGTTGCTACAAATCTTGAGGATATAAAAGACAAAAGTTTTTTAATATCAAATTCTAATGATGTAAAAAATGAGCTTTTAGGCTTAGAAATAGACTATTATATAAAAAATTCAAAAGATAGTCTGGCAAAAAAAATTGAAAATACTCTAAAACTTTATGAGATTAATGCTACAAAATTTGATTTTGCACAAGATGTTCCCCAAACAATAGATAATATTCCAAACTCTTTAATGATAATATATAAAAATATAGATGATTTTAAAAACTTTACACAAAACTTAAGTAAAGATGATTTTGATTTATATAAAGTTGAAGAAAATTTAATAAAAAAGATAGAGGGTTCTATTGGAAATTTTGAAGTTATTGTTGATGGTGGCAATAGAGATATAACTCTTAAAACTTCTCAAATTATATGGTTTGATGAAAACTTAGAGAAAAAAATGTCTGGAATTTATGATCCAAATCTATTGGGAGAAAAGATAGTTTTACAAACTATAAAAGAGAATTTAAGTGGTTATAACTTTTTTAAAACTATAACTTATGATAAAACAATTTGCCAATATAATGAGAGAAAAGATGATATCTGTGCAAAATGTGTAGATGTTTGTCCTACAAATGCTATAACAAAAGATGATAAAAATAGAAAATTAGTCTTCTCTTTAGTTGATTGTATTAGATGTGGAAATTGTGTAAGTATTTGTCCTAGTGGTTCAATAAATAGTGCTGCAACTTCAAGAGAGAGCCTTTATGAATTAAGCTCATTTTATAAAAATACAAAACCTTTGATTCTCTCTTCAAAATCAAATTTGAGTGAGCTTGATGTAGATTTAGATGAAAATGTTTTACCACTTTGTACTATTGGAGATATTTTTGATGAGACAATTTTTCTTACGTATTTACAAGTAAGTGGTTCGCAATTAGTATATTTTTCAGATAATATTACAAAAGGAACATTAGAGAGTATAAATTTATTAAATGAGATATATCTTAAAAAGTTTGGAAAAAAAGCTGTTTTTTTGGCTACAAATAAAGAGGAGTTAAAAGAGGCTTTAGCTTTACAAGAGTTTATAGATGGCTCATATTATGATTTTAACCAAAGGGATATGAGAAAGAGAGAGATATTTTCATATAGATTGGAAAAACTATTAGATAAAGAGGATTTAGGAGTAGTAAAGACTACAAGAGATTTATCTTATGCTAGAGTTTTGGTAAATGAAGCAAACTGTACTTTATGTCTATCTTGTGTTGGAGCCTGTAATGTTGATGCACTGTTTGCAAATGAAGAAGATTTTACTTTAAGAGTAAATCCTAGTCTCTGTACAGCTTGTGGATATTGTGAAATAGTTTGTCCTGAAAGTGACTGTTTAACTATAAAATATGATGAACTTGAACTTAACTCATCATGGTTTAGTGAGACTATTTTGGCAAAAGACAATCTTTTTGCTTGTGTTGAGTGTGGAGTTGAATTTGCTACAACAAAGGCTATTGAAAAGATTGCAAAGCTAATGGAGCCTATTTTTAAGACACAAAGCCCTGCAAAAGCTAGAAGTTTGTATTGTTGTTCAAACTGTAAGCCAAAAGTTATGATTATGGAGGAGTTAAGTAAAAATGAAAAATATACAAATTGA
- a CDS encoding formate dehydrogenase, whose product MADELEQRRQFIKRAGIAATVLAGSVAAVAATTEKQDRGANSNKGNGVVVGRSNKKEILYKNTAAWEEFYKAAY is encoded by the coding sequence ATGGCAGATGAGTTAGAGCAAAGACGACAATTTATCAAAAGAGCTGGTATAGCTGCTACTGTTTTGGCTGGAAGTGTTGCAGCTGTTGCTGCTACAACTGAAAAACAAGATAGAGGTGCTAATAGCAATAAAGGTAACGGTGTAGTTGTTGGAAGATCAAATAAAAAAGAGATTTTATACAAAAACACAGCAGCTTGGGAAGAGTTTTATAAAGCTGCATATTAA
- the fdhD gene encoding formate dehydrogenase accessory sulfurtransferase FdhD, which yields MTALGTEVLTSAFLNKDDKNSKKIILDRFVENNFESFEDYVIKDEKIDFYLNGEKLISVMTIKEHQDAHIVGFLLSEAIISSVNEIELLKISEDGLKVFVEANIKDDAFENLFKQKTLTSGCCVGVTGNADLSFDCSFVQENYQVKALHILKYMSEFNKSSKLFDDTGCVHKAKLILEDGTIFEAEDIGRHNAIDKVVGLAAMSKKDIRRSILYVTGRLSNEMVVKCVMHKIPIVVSKAAVTFEGIKAASSHGVTLIGFAREHKMNIYTHSARILLD from the coding sequence ATGACAGCTCTTGGAACCGAGGTTTTAACCTCGGCTTTTTTAAATAAAGATGATAAAAATTCAAAAAAGATTATTTTAGATAGATTTGTTGAAAATAACTTTGAGAGTTTTGAGGATTATGTTATAAAAGATGAGAAGATAGATTTTTATCTAAATGGTGAAAAATTAATCTCAGTTATGACTATAAAAGAGCATCAAGATGCTCATATTGTTGGTTTTTTGTTAAGTGAAGCAATTATATCAAGTGTTAATGAGATAGAACTACTAAAAATAAGTGAAGATGGTTTAAAAGTTTTTGTAGAGGCAAATATAAAAGATGATGCTTTTGAAAATCTTTTTAAACAAAAAACTCTTACTTCAGGATGTTGTGTTGGAGTTACAGGAAATGCTGATTTAAGTTTTGATTGCTCATTTGTACAAGAGAATTATCAAGTAAAAGCTTTACATATTTTAAAATATATGAGTGAATTTAACAAATCCTCAAAGCTCTTTGATGACACAGGTTGTGTACATAAGGCAAAACTTATTTTAGAGGATGGTACTATATTTGAAGCTGAAGATATAGGTCGTCATAATGCAATAGATAAGGTTGTAGGACTAGCAGCAATGAGCAAAAAAGATATTAGAAGATCTATTTTGTATGTAACTGGAAGGTTATCAAATGAGATGGTTGTAAAGTGTGTAATGCATAAAATTCCAATAGTTGTTTCAAAAGCAGCAGTTACTTTTGAAGGTATTAAAGCAGCTTCTTCTCATGGAGTTACACTAATTGGTTTTGCAAGAGAGCATAAAATGAATATATATACTCATAGTGCTAGGATTTTACTTGATTAG
- a CDS encoding TorD/DmsD family molecular chaperone has translation MKNIQIDQARLFVYNLLSLFFVEEYTKTKQDEIIASLEAFSENAFNSEVEVASKNILKIVEQKGKNEIFNQYQELFLIPFGEFVSLSVSWYHEHREGGIMQLKVKDVLAKTKIRRDEKNFTAQEDHFGFIFTLSAYLIEEQLNENIKEDLQKELFVEVINPYLEKLFFRLMAVKSDIYLNVGVILESFYNFEKGYLEV, from the coding sequence ATGAAAAATATACAAATTGATCAAGCTAGACTTTTTGTCTATAATCTTTTATCACTATTTTTTGTAGAAGAGTACACAAAAACAAAACAAGATGAGATTATTGCTAGTCTTGAAGCTTTTAGTGAAAATGCCTTTAATAGTGAAGTTGAAGTAGCTTCAAAAAATATTTTAAAAATAGTTGAACAAAAAGGTAAAAATGAGATTTTTAATCAGTATCAAGAGCTATTTTTAATACCCTTTGGAGAGTTTGTATCTTTGAGTGTTTCGTGGTATCACGAACATAGAGAAGGTGGAATAATGCAACTAAAAGTAAAAGATGTATTAGCAAAAACTAAAATAAGAAGAGATGAAAAAAATTTTACAGCACAAGAAGATCATTTTGGATTTATCTTTACTTTAAGTGCATATTTAATTGAAGAGCAATTAAATGAAAATATAAAAGAGGATTTACAAAAAGAGCTTTTTGTAGAGGTGATAAACCCCTATTTGGAAAAGCTATTTTTTAGATTAATGGCAGTAAAATCTGATATATACTTAAATGTTGGAGTTATTTTAGAAAGTTTTTATAACTTTGAAAAAGGTTATTTAGAAGTTTAA
- a CDS encoding molybdopterin-dependent oxidoreductase — MGANSFGRRTFLKMASLATAFTATSAFANTSKVLRDATEEEVRNPFPGSKLIKTICTHCSVGCGVIAEVHNGVWVRQEVAQDHPISRGGHCCKGADMIDKIRSTNRLQYPTEKVAGKWNRVSWDDAMTKVSNKLIELREKFGPDSVMFLGSAKTSNEQGYYIKKFVSMFGTNNIDHQARIUHSPTVAGVANTFGYGAMTNHLGDMHNSKAIIIIGSNPADNHPIAMQHILKAREQNNAKIIVVDPRFTKTAAKSDLYCRIRTGTDIAFLYGMIRLIKENKWYDEKYLADRVHGVEEVFKECEEYTPEHVEYITGLPKEDLIQAATLLASADPGCLIWNQGWTQHTIGSSNTRLGSIMQLILGNVGKPGGGCNILRGHDNVQGGTDIGCLSDTLPGYYGLAEGSWKYFAKQWKVDYEWLKGRFKSKELMEAKGNTLSLFADGVINEENAKYNGGSPIKALVCIGNGISTVTDVKRIKEALDKMELVVFIDPYVNDAAVITTRTDNLFLLPAASQVETSGTVVNTGRSVQWRTKVVEPLYEARTDHEILFDFAKRMGFYNELVAGMGKGDSFQWPEDATNEIARALKTIGMTGVTADRIKKQQENWHLFNNTTLQGTGEFSKEYYGLPWPCWSTSHPGSPVLYNTTLPVSQGGMGFRANFGLERNGVSLLASSGSHPKGSKIKGGYAEITAANIEALAGITLSAEEKALVEGKNWKTDDSGILVKYALEAGLVPYGNARAMTIVPSFADPIPKHREPLHSFRPELVEKYPAIKDKANHFRVDVRYESEQKKQNWLEEFPINIVSGRVVEHMGTGTETRASKYLAELSPEMYGELHPNLASKLGIRDGQMMWVHGTTGRKIKIKCKVSLRVAENSVFLPQNFSGWWSGEDLTHRYPAGTAPYAMGENSTQVTSYGFDQQTACPETKCSLVRIEKA, encoded by the coding sequence ATGGGAGCAAATAGCTTTGGTAGAAGAACATTTCTTAAAATGGCTTCACTAGCGACTGCTTTTACTGCTACATCTGCTTTTGCAAATACATCTAAAGTTTTAAGAGATGCAACTGAAGAGGAAGTAAGAAATCCTTTTCCAGGTTCAAAACTTATAAAAACTATTTGTACACACTGCTCAGTAGGTTGTGGAGTAATAGCTGAAGTTCATAATGGTGTTTGGGTAAGACAAGAGGTAGCTCAAGATCACCCAATTAGTAGAGGAGGACATTGTTGTAAAGGTGCTGATATGATTGATAAAATCAGATCAACAAATAGGCTTCAATATCCAACAGAAAAAGTAGCTGGAAAATGGAATAGAGTATCATGGGATGATGCTATGACAAAAGTAAGCAACAAACTAATTGAACTAAGAGAAAAATTTGGACCAGATTCAGTAATGTTTTTAGGTTCAGCAAAAACAAGTAATGAGCAAGGATATTATATTAAAAAATTTGTTTCAATGTTTGGAACAAATAATATAGATCACCAAGCTAGAATTTGACATAGTCCAACAGTTGCCGGTGTGGCAAATACATTTGGATATGGAGCTATGACAAATCACTTAGGAGATATGCATAATTCAAAAGCCATTATTATTATTGGTTCAAACCCTGCGGATAACCATCCAATTGCAATGCAACATATTTTGAAAGCTAGAGAACAAAATAATGCAAAAATTATTGTTGTAGATCCTAGATTCACAAAAACTGCTGCAAAATCAGATTTATACTGCAGAATTAGAACAGGAACTGATATCGCTTTCCTTTATGGAATGATTAGATTGATAAAAGAGAATAAATGGTATGACGAGAAATATTTGGCAGATAGAGTTCATGGAGTTGAAGAGGTGTTTAAAGAGTGTGAAGAATACACACCTGAGCATGTTGAATACATAACTGGACTACCAAAAGAGGATTTAATCCAAGCAGCAACACTATTAGCAAGTGCAGACCCTGGATGTTTGATTTGGAATCAAGGGTGGACACAACATACTATTGGATCATCTAATACAAGACTAGGTTCAATAATGCAACTAATTTTAGGAAATGTTGGAAAACCAGGTGGTGGATGTAATATTTTAAGAGGACATGATAATGTTCAAGGTGGAACAGATATTGGATGTTTATCTGATACATTACCAGGATATTATGGTTTAGCAGAGGGTTCTTGGAAATATTTTGCAAAACAGTGGAAAGTTGATTATGAATGGTTAAAAGGAAGATTTAAATCTAAAGAGCTTATGGAAGCTAAAGGAAATACGCTTTCACTATTTGCAGATGGAGTTATTAACGAAGAAAATGCAAAATATAATGGTGGAAGCCCTATAAAAGCCCTTGTTTGTATAGGAAATGGTATCTCTACAGTTACAGATGTAAAAAGAATAAAAGAGGCTTTAGATAAGATGGAGCTTGTAGTATTTATTGATCCATATGTAAATGATGCTGCAGTTATTACAACAAGAACAGATAATCTATTCTTACTTCCAGCTGCTTCACAAGTTGAAACAAGTGGAACAGTTGTAAATACTGGAAGAAGTGTACAATGGAGAACAAAAGTTGTAGAACCACTTTACGAAGCAAGAACTGACCATGAAATTTTGTTTGATTTCGCAAAAAGAATGGGCTTTTATAATGAACTTGTTGCTGGTATGGGGAAAGGTGATAGCTTCCAATGGCCAGAGGATGCAACAAATGAAATTGCAAGAGCTTTAAAAACTATTGGTATGACAGGTGTTACAGCTGATAGAATTAAAAAACAACAAGAGAATTGGCATCTATTTAATAATACTACTCTTCAAGGAACAGGAGAGTTTAGCAAAGAGTATTATGGTTTACCGTGGCCATGTTGGTCAACTTCTCACCCTGGAAGCCCTGTTTTATATAATACTACTTTACCAGTTTCACAAGGTGGTATGGGATTTAGAGCAAACTTTGGACTTGAAAGAAATGGAGTTAGTCTTTTAGCTTCAAGCGGAAGTCATCCAAAAGGTTCAAAAATAAAAGGTGGATATGCTGAAATAACTGCTGCAAATATTGAAGCACTAGCTGGAATTACTTTAAGTGCTGAAGAGAAAGCTTTAGTTGAAGGTAAAAACTGGAAAACTGATGATAGTGGAATATTGGTAAAATATGCACTTGAGGCTGGACTTGTACCTTATGGAAATGCAAGAGCTATGACTATAGTTCCATCATTTGCAGACCCAATTCCAAAACATAGAGAGCCACTTCACTCATTTAGACCAGAATTAGTTGAAAAATATCCAGCAATCAAAGATAAAGCAAATCACTTTAGAGTTGATGTAAGATATGAGAGTGAACAGAAAAAACAAAACTGGTTAGAAGAGTTCCCTATTAATATCGTTTCTGGAAGAGTTGTTGAACATATGGGAACAGGAACTGAAACAAGAGCTAGTAAATATTTAGCAGAGTTAAGTCCTGAGATGTATGGTGAGCTTCATCCAAATCTAGCTTCTAAACTAGGAATTAGAGATGGACAGATGATGTGGGTTCATGGAACAACAGGTAGAAAGATAAAGATCAAATGTAAAGTAAGTTTAAGAGTAGCTGAAAATAGTGTATTCTTACCTCAAAACTTCTCAGGATGGTGGAGTGGTGAAGATTTAACACATAGATATCCAGCTGGTACAGCTCCGTATGCTATGGGTGAAAACTCTACACAAGTTACAAGTTATGGGTTTGATCAACAAACAGCATGTCCAGAGACTAAATGTTCTTTGGTAAGAATTGAAAAAGCGTAA
- a CDS encoding cysteine desulfurase yields the protein MIRLNFLQYNPSDFELKKSLSLDSLVTNLEFESLCKEFLNALSFKKLKTFSFSKEGFLGLLLELKDKKIAISKAESEALIDASRVYEDLGFNITYLPLNQDGSIDISSLKNQNFDYIFLSSYTMDTFLSVDLKEIKVLTTAKIVSNASADLSPFSDIIYFDNYKLSGYFLSSVMMFNDDSFHQNNIAFTDSFAIYSCFKSYQNIKKDINIKDIFLTKLQDRFKENLYFFVDNKNTLNNSFHIALKGIKAREIIRTLAFNNIFLSNGEGCSLGLSKPSRVIAEMGYEESLCRNALSFSFNENYKEEEIDFVVEQLYKKYIQIKSLQE from the coding sequence TTGATTAGACTAAACTTTTTACAATATAATCCTTCGGATTTTGAGTTAAAAAAGAGTTTAAGTTTAGATAGTTTAGTTACAAATCTTGAGTTTGAATCTCTTTGCAAAGAGTTTCTAAATGCTCTCTCTTTTAAAAAATTAAAAACTTTTTCTTTTTCAAAAGAGGGGTTTTTAGGCCTTCTCTTGGAATTAAAAGATAAAAAAATTGCAATAAGTAAAGCTGAAAGCGAAGCTTTAATAGATGCTTCTAGAGTATATGAAGATTTAGGATTTAATATTACATATTTACCTTTAAATCAAGATGGAAGTATTGATATAAGTTCTTTAAAAAATCAAAATTTTGACTATATCTTTCTATCTTCATATACTATGGATACTTTTTTAAGTGTAGATTTAAAAGAGATTAAAGTTTTAACTACTGCAAAAATAGTTTCGAATGCAAGTGCTGATTTATCGCCATTTAGTGACATAATCTATTTTGATAACTATAAATTAAGTGGATATTTTTTAAGTAGTGTAATGATGTTTAATGATGATAGTTTTCATCAAAACAATATTGCTTTTACTGATAGTTTTGCTATTTATTCTTGTTTTAAGTCATATCAAAATATAAAAAAAGATATTAATATAAAAGATATTTTTTTGACAAAACTACAAGATAGGTTCAAAGAAAATCTATATTTTTTTGTGGACAATAAAAATACGCTAAATAACTCTTTTCATATTGCTTTAAAAGGGATAAAAGCTAGAGAAATTATACGAACTTTGGCTTTTAATAATATCTTTTTATCAAATGGTGAGGGGTGTAGTTTGGGACTATCTAAACCATCTAGGGTAATTGCTGAAATGGGATATGAAGAGAGTCTTTGTAGAAATGCATTAAGCTTTAGTTTTAATGAAAACTATAAGGAAGAAGAGATAGATTTTGTAGTAGAACAACTATATAAAAAATATATACAAATAAAAAGTTTACAAGAGTAG